tggtttgttcTCATTGTAATTTGCTTTAATGTTTAAAAGTTTGAAATTACTACAGGATGATGAGAGTTTGAGGAGATGGAAGGAACAACTTCTTGGATCTGTTGATTATGCTGCTGTTGGAGGTACATAAAAATCTTGGTTCATTTTGAattttaagaaccctaatttcatcattttgtttgaatttttctTTGGCTAGAAATTAATTAATCATTGAATTTTGATTTATTGCATGATTTTGTTTTGCAGAAACTTTGGAACCTCAGGTAGAGATTTTGAGTCTCACAATTTTGTCACCTGGCCGACCTGAACTCGTCTTGCCGATCCCATTTGAACCGAATGCAAAGGGGTATGCATTTTGTCTAAAAGATGGAAGTCTTTACCATCTCAAATTCTCATTCAAAGTCTCAAACAACATTGTTTCTGGACttaaatataccaacaccgtctGGAAAACTGGTGTGAGAGGTAAACAAACTGCAATGAGAATCGCTAATTGTTTCATACTTAATTTgttgccttgatttttcttgttTGTAATTTTGTTTTGGAGGTCATTCGTTTCATGTTGCGATGATTGATTAAGGTGTTGTTATATGATTGATTCGTTGCAGTTGAAAATACAAAAGTGATGCTTGGAACTTTTAGTCCTCAGCAAGAACCTTACACATATGAATTAGCAGAGGAGAGAACTCCTTCTGGCATGTTTGCAAGGGGTTCTTATTCCGCAAAAACCAAGGTACACAAAATTACTGTCTTTTTATTCATGTCTTCAATGCACTTGTGTATTCAAGAATTTGGTAGTGGGATGTTTGAGTTTAAGCAATCAATCtaatattgaatgcttagttAGATTAAAAGAAATGTTTGCTATGTAATTAGATTATGCTTAGTCATTTATTAGTTCCATTAGTTTCTGGCATGATTAGATGCATTTTGGAATTGATTTCTTCCAAGGACTACATAATGAATTACACTGAGAATCAGCACTGCACCTCCTATTGATTGAAACTATAGCTTTATTTGTGCATCTCCTTACAGTATATTATTGCATCGAATGTTCCCTAGGTACATACTGTACCTTGTCGATATAAAATATCTCAACTTGACGATTTATGAAGCGTAAAATTAAAGAGTCTGCTAGCTGAAATGTTTGAAATCTTACTAGAAACACATACATTGATTGAACTTAGATTTAACGCTTTAGCTACTTGCAATAGTTAAGCTCATTCAAACTTCAAACTTTACCCATAAAGGTGAAATAATAGTATGATTGAATTAACTTTACCTTTTCAACATTTTCCCCTATCTAATCCAATTTCTTCATACTGCACGTGTATGGATAAATTATGTCTCACTCCTAACATGTTCTAGATAGAGCGTTACAAGAATAAACAAAGATCTCAATTTATCGAGAAATTGTTTAgtgaaactaaatatcttttttttttggtctgaTCTGATTTTAGTTTGTGGATGACGATGGGAAATGCTATTTGGACATCAGTTACTCTTTTGAAATCCGGAAGGAATGGCCAACACAAACTtgaggttttttttatttttttcttcattttatgaCTAGCTTTTTTTGGATTGCCCAATTCAGGGATGCTGTTCCGCTAATGAAAATGTTGTAATCTTATAATCAAAGCTCCGGGGGCCAAATCTCTATAACCCATTTGCTGATCTTATTCATTATCTCTTCTATTCAGTAAAAGAAGTTTAATTAGGCATACATGGATGGATAAAATTTGAAACATATAAGATCTGTGATCGTCAAAGATTCCTCTTTGTATGCCTTTTGAAACATTGTTCTTTATTGGACTTGAGATATTTTAAAGCGATTTCTTTCCACCTCTCTCTCCCAGTCCATTCTTTTGCAGAGTTGTTTATTTACAAAGAATTTGTTGCTTCTTTTTTGTTGATTCTTTTTGAAAGTAATTACTGTCTTTTATATCAACTGTATGAGAATCTTCACCTTTGCAGagttgtttatttacattgataTGACAATCCATTAAGTGCCTTTAAATCTGAATGGCTGTAATTAACCTggtgtttttaggggccactcaaaaggatttaggggccaacaataaaacaaaaaaggtcacccaaagggaaaatgtagccagcccttatctcgcgtgattcgtaatggcgaaattacccttatatattcggaggacattgttatcctccgattgcaatcggaagccaaaatattacccagacttccgattgtagttggtgcagtattagaatgatttctgtttcattttttccattttttttcatttttgagttgttagagttatagagaagaaggtgaaggaaaaaagggaaaacccattttatcactacaaaaatggatggatatgaagaagaaggtgagaatcatggcgaagaacaaaatgttgagggttcacgaccgcttagagaagacgatttggggtatatgttgaatgatccaaacttttgtggagaggaaaacctatacgaccctttcatggaagaaaatggagaatcgcctgatattgaagctaacgatgcatgtaaaacacaggtattgtgttaagaatctcaaatactcgatttgcatgcgtttgtgtgcttttgtaaacaagaaaaaccgattattgcatgcattgaatgccatgaactacccagattcggtagataatttctcgaataaacttacgtatataacacactgagtaccaaatatgtatattcggtagttccaaggtagtagtttactgccgaatatgagaaaaaaccccaaactggttttccaaaaaaatctacattcggtagttatgtagagttatttacccccgaatggccccaaaaacgaattcctcaaaaagtTTCAAAACTCTGTAtttttatcctttacaatcggtaatagtttaacattatttgactgccgaatataacagtggcctcaaaataaatttccgaaaacttgaaaatcggatgtttatcgattaaagttatctcccggttatttatattcggctgttttactatatattttagcttccgattatatcattttttgcactcagtaaactgtgtacattcatttgcataaatcgggtgttttggataaccgataggattccgaatatagtatattcggcagtttgacttatttaataacctccgattattgtacaataatttgttgctttcatatgcaggctgttgaagagtttgttgatgatttctatttgaggcccgacacttccctatactatgcaaacgatttggtatactcattactactttttttttcttcaaaatttatatgttaaatggttatgcttattagatttgttttgttttatgcacgtttagacatttggaagtaagaaggaggcaaaggaatggcttatgaacaaggcaaaagataacatgtgcgtggtagttcaaaataatcatgttagtgacactcgatttgaaatgatttgtgagcgaggtgggacgcgaaagagtcacgagggaaagaatagtaagtacgtacggaagacgaataggaaataccgaagcaataccaagaagataggatgcccatttaagattttcttctataagcccgatggtattaaaggtgaagagtataaaatgtataaaattgataacggttgtcacaaccatgatgatccgttggatttaattggacatgtaatggttgccccgaatgtacgatggcccaaaaatcagaatttgggaaaaactgatacttttcaaattttgaacttgaaataatcggaagttaacttagttaccaaaacttccgaatatgggctgtatAACCTTCTagattggcccttggaaccacctagagccatggcatggtttgttttgaacttgtaatattcggaggataatgttttttgtaaagtcccgaatgtacgatggcccaaaaatcagaatttgggaaaaactgatacttttcaaattttgaaattgaaataatcggaagttaacttagttaccaaaacttcctaATATGGCTTGTCtaacctagccaccgaataaccaacattcggaaacagagatggatcatttcctaccgaatatgcgtcatttggagttcagtaacctatagtttttctggcctgtatattcgttTCTAATATCAAAAGGATATTTCCGGTTATATATAATCGGGaaaaaaataagtacctagccaccgaataaccaacattcggagaaagagatggatcaattcctaccgaatatgcgtcctttggagttatgaatatgcatcatatgtattgtcctttggttcacttgctcatcagttaacgttccattcttttccttctccaaggtgcctcggaacatattcatcaaagctgtaatgttgatatgtcttgttctgtaacttgcatgcctcctaaactctgttgttgttgtctcttcatcccaacctaagcactttttagttagagcataaagttgtgcccaacttaactgctttgtgtagttaaacttcacagctgtgccttggtcgggaaggttaagaatctgcacaacatcatccggggtaatcgtcatctccccaaacggcatatggaaagtatcggtctcaggatacattctctccacgaacgccgatatggccacacgatcatgttccaacaatgaattctcggcggcattagctaaccccgagttggcaacaattgacttgaacctttcacattcaccggataatggccacgcaagcatttttgttggtgcggcggtaggttggagtagacggaccgcatattgatgatcctattaaagtacataaaaaaaatccttaatacaaatattacgatataacagatagacaatacattaataaaaaataataattttattacctcggtttcgtatatttctctggcccatgagtctttgtatccaaatagcaattttcctccatccgctggtagcccaaggattgtgcctgctggaatacccttcttcttcaagtgctgagggacaagatgtgatgctttcttagcaatatccttctttacaccatcttttccttttttggctttttgggtatcacttggttgtccttcttcttataCTCTTGgtactggatcaactggttcaacacttggttctgcactttgttgagcggcttgttcaacacttggtcgcaccccttgttcacttccttgttgttctacactttgttcaacacttggttgcactccttgttgactgctttgttcttgtaagatttgttgagcacttgaattatctttggcactcctttccctcctagcactagctgtcactttcttcctcctttctcgactttgtctaaacaacaaagaaaggaacaatatttacaaactatacaatcggaagacaaagtatggaaatataacccgaatgtacacattcggacgtaagaagacacatattgttcccgaatacataaCAATccaaagctaactaaacatatttacaactgaatatgcatcaattggagttcaaaaactctaaatttttcatcctacacaatcggaagacaaagtacacaactataacccgaatgaacaaattcggaagtaagaagacacatatttttcccgaatgaaaaacaatcggaatataactaaacatgtttacaaacgaatattcatcaactggagtttagaaaatctaaaattttatcctacataatcggaggtataaaacattatattgtcttccgaataaatactggcccaaAATggaatttttcctatatcagaaattttgagatttttttcaatatatatattcggtagtgactgtacttccgaatactatgtgtctacttaaatatatttggAAGCcaacaaattcattaaactaccgattattaccagtttgtatccaggaagatatggccaataacattcggccgataaccatcaaatatttctcccgaatactgtcgatgtccttgagaaatgaagaacacgactacattcggaagtaaatgagcatgaatatcgcccgaatctggataagtAACCGAAAACCCTCGAAATTCTTTTTCtcaattcgtcgaattaaagcgaaataaatcccaaaagtgatagattcttacctaattggggccatttgaagttgacgaagtgttggactatcggaatcgccaccaccgactacatcgacgggtaccagttcttcgcgttcttcttcatttgcagcaacaatttctttatttcttgctaaaatcccaatctttggatcgataccccgagcaacgtttttggttctaggtctgtgggtttcatttcccttatccattgttttataaacgaatcgacgatgttttgattttacgattcgcggcgatgtttcggttgaacgagggaaagttttttttcttccacaatcggaagataatgtGAAGCTGgtagaagaagagttgaaatgagtagaattttttttgatttggtttttatacagttttatcagaagggcatttatgtaacttcaatatcatatatggtaccccttaactagagtctttggctgggtataaattgatggcccctaaatcctttcgggtggcacCTAAAAACGCCCCTCATACTATTACCACCCCCATTTTTGAACAGATTGTGGGTTCCACAATACTGAGGATAACACTGTATTGCATCATTTATGATGGTCACAGTAGTTTAAGTTGGGCTCACAGGATTAATTACACAGTGATAATAGTTCATTTGCTTTAAAGAAGGTTGCAGAGCGGAAAGGGCAGTGCAGTGAAATAGACTGTCTTTAGGATAAGTTTTTTTTTGGTAGGGTTAGAATGTGGATCCATGCGGATGTATGTTGTACATACCCTGCCTGCACTGCTCTTTGTACATTGCAAGAAAGCTCTATGAAATTTCCTTCAGAGGAAGTGGTCCAAACCGTATTAATGCAGAAATATATCCCAATTCCCTGTTACTGGCACATGAGCTCTGAATTGCCAGGGGATATTTAGCTGTGGGAAAAATAATGAGATTGGGATAAAAAATTCAAAAGGGGAGATTCTAGACCATCCATTATTATTAGGTAACGACGGAAATGAGATTTCGGATGCCAGTTTTTCTCAGAGAACTGAGTTGCTGAATAAATCTTGCACGTTTTTGCAAGCAACAATCGAGGTAGCCTACATCGGTCGAATGCATCCCGTTCTGAGTGAATTCCGGCTGATCCAAAATCTAAAAGGTTGCCAGTATACCCTTGCGAGCGAATATGTCGACTAATTACCGTGCCATAGAGGTGATACGTGCCATGTAAAAATAGGTCTTCCAATCTCGATCGGTACGGATTTTTTGGTGTTTGGGAAGAAAACATGAAGATGGAGGGGGATCAAGGGTGAATCTGTGGGTTTTCTATTTTTTCAAACCTACcacattttttttgatttttagccACAACGCTAGTTTTGATACGTCCTACACAACCAAATAACTTATTTTCTCGGTCAAATCAAACTGCCTTGCCtagtgataggcacatttttttgtcttatataatctcaattgtatatattattagggctcgattttatatttattatggctttttatgtccttataggtatttttggagaaataagcttttgcggcgaaattggctaaaaaagtggtttttacgCTCgttggagaaaattactatacggactctcactttggataaggggaagtcatcttcttcatttgaaatttgaattttcgagggaaaataagaacaaaattagggttgaagaattgaaggtgttctaaggagattcaatggatgaaatcaaatgggtttgttcctcttgactaaacaggactggtaatggtcttatttttgcccagaattggctagacaatccgcaggagatgaatcaagttttatagtttttggcgggaaaaatatgcatgcaactggcagagttggggattgaattcgatcgatttccagagtgattcaatggctgaaattgattgggtttactccctaggcctaaacaggcctggtgaagtcttttgtttgaacccaaattggctagaacagccggaaaaaaaaatagaagtcagattttgcacgggtctctgtatgacttatttttggaattctaggaagactaaaggcaagaaactcttcccaaagatacatatctatctaaggaagagtttgacataagttggaaagctcagaaacacgtgaaacaattttgggaagagattattgccgtaactgccaagaaaagaaaagaaaagaagagatttcgagaagttttggggagattaaatcgctctgttggctatatataagttgctgggagtttatagaagggagtcgagactttgggggaccgagctgagggcttggtgaagctgcagaggtgaaaatcaagagttgcagagaagacgtttctgctgctgaagaacaacgtcattgaacacttcgcaacttagcaagaaaccgttacctaatcttttaaatccaatacctttgtaacagctttgcaacaactattcttgttagaatttatttgtaagggaaGCTTCCGTAATAAtggatctgtaacaattatatctgttacagattcacttcttcaataaaaacacctatttgagccatgattaaatattttgagcgtgttattgacatgaggagctaaaccccaacactgggatgatggaggaagccctatttcacaatcacttggtaactataattgattctttatgacttttgcacttgttttcatcgatttatgatttttcttgattagttgtgattttgtttgatgtcgcatgctgggttttaggaacttttgatgcgtcatgcttgtgatttacatctaatgctttataaaatctacttttggcaaagaaaagagtcaacaaaagagctagaattgttatgagtcatcatatgaaccaattgaatgtgattagtggtgaaatcctaagtctcagtacctctcgatattcgtcacaaccttgtgaatatatttttaggatttttattcttagttcttaaatcaaacctttacacaatccgagttgaacaaactttactaccactttcaaaactacatcaatttttggcgccgccgacgcggatttttattaggttttaggttttagatttattttatttcttttagaatttttgttttcttttacgcctttggtatttttcgattcttttcagattggagcgaagctacaaggaaagaaaaaagtacaataaaaggaaagcatcgccaaagaaggaaagaagagaggaatctgaaaggagtaaaaaagaatattttgtatatagttattttgttttatttttagaaactgtaaatagggttttagtttttgtaatttttctttttatttttggacactttttggactaggcattattttttaaaaccctacggaagggttaagattaaatataaaatgtttgcagggaaggacgacggttacgatactgtctcggcccctcgggttcgtacactgacatcggagtcggtggcctgagtcgacttcaacggttcatcgcccatctggtacgggaggtaagactctatccacccacgaatcccctgtcaatgggttttattttgtgtgacaactcacacccctgcaatagaatgtcgaactggtattacaagagccaatacaacgagtatccgactgagtttcaaaatggacgttactactttgaccataatgtgaatagtggttgggaacatcaaccttttcaaggttatggctcataccttgatgagcccaattactatccacacacgcaccggtcatacgagcaaaattcttatatttctcctttagaagagtccctcagggaattagaggagtcgacacgtaagttagctgagatgaataacttagtttatgacgaaagagaactttctatagagtaatccttcaagttgatagctgagacgaacgaaagaattgctcgaaataatcttaatttccaatacagtgattccaatagtacccttgaaaatgaggatagttatttgcataatcaagatgacgaggataaaattggtaacactacttgtttagatgaggttcaaccattttcatgttattatgatgattatgatgtagatagtgttgatgaagaatttgaaatatgtaggcatagtgatcgggaatttgttactccaaatgaactttatgatgatagtgttatttctggttcagatcccgataattttaatgattattcacctattcaaaaggacgaggatttgattagagataccacttctttagatgatgtagtatttccttttgattacgaattcgacaatggtttagaggaacgagtttattctgagaataccgttttagagtctagcgatttagaaacaatggtcttagacgaagaaaatgaactcgtacatctattaaatatgagtgaggatgcgtcacttgagtataacctaaaagaagcaattgactattttcaggattccaacgatctagaaattaaggaaattgtagctagtctatctagagatacccaaaactctaagtttgggggtgattatcattctccatgtgccttaactcttataaaggtccctcacttcggacttgacatatgtgcctcaaccattttgcaagattatcttcatacacgttttcctgaacctagtgatgtccataaggaagttcagttgttagaaacccatcctctggttgatgaggttagaccaggctatgatgccaagatcgactttgttttcccaccaaatatttttcaaccaattgtgggaacgtataaatttcagatgtgccaattatttagttttgagactaaacctaattactttaagagattagggtcgatacatttgcttaagattgaccaccagtttcatcgtggtcgattgtgtgagtcaaaactgattgactttaaggatcctcaattattcaggttattattacgtgcttttaaatttttacttgagtttcttcagactctaatacctgaaccagatcttagctttgaggaattccaacccatgaaaatattttatttggacccagttatagaacctgaacctgaaccacagctagatgtagttgtcttaaacaggaaactagacaagggtgtgcttcatttgtttattttcttgacaggttgcagattccttttatttgtgatagctctatttggttttgatgacccacagaaattttggctattattttatgattctatgaggtgactaatcctttcttagtctggctgaagactttaaacttatcacttcttgggaggtaacccaacattcatgcgacatggtaatatctttccttatctcttttgctttaaatggtaacagtttctccttgttcatgcttttaatttcatctttagaacattgaggacaatgttagatttaagtttgggggtacgagagaaactttttagttgcagtatgaataaataaactccagagcttagaaatttatgcctatttaggattgcactaactaatctaagtggatggaagcattttgatcatAGGAGTTGAGGagccaatctgattagatggaaacatctagaagagtctattcataaaagcacatagctcaggtgttagaaataacatgatagtttcaccatatctcgttgagtcattttcacttctatttttattttattttgtttttaaactatgtttctctaagtgataggtgtggcccacgattcaagttgttaccaatgctagggtgaattagagtgattgagttactaagaaaaaaaaagagaccagaccaattagaccaaa
This genomic stretch from Papaver somniferum cultivar HN1 chromosome 5, ASM357369v1, whole genome shotgun sequence harbors:
- the LOC113283891 gene encoding rho GDP-dissociation inhibitor 1-like; translated protein: MSAILGRTFSPSTQCIPSSFNHPPHDMANNTEEPEKNEEEIKNGAAAAVGETSKHDVDDDDHDGHEDEKLSREFSSHSVCSTEHEDNCDEDETDVETDRELEVGPQFSLKEQLEKDKDDESLRRWKEQLLGSVDYAAVGETLEPQVEILSLTILSPGRPELVLPIPFEPNAKGYAFCLKDGSLYHLKFSFKVSNNIVSGLKYTNTVWKTGVRVENTKVMLGTFSPQQEPYTYELAEERTPSGMFARGSYSAKTKFVDDDGKCYLDISYSFEIRKEWPTQT